CTTGGCCTTAAAATGATCGGAAAGCATGGGAAGGACTGGATGGGAAACAGAATTAGAGGCCGAGTTAGGGCTGCTGATGGGTTCAGAGACCTGGCCACTGCTGGATGATGTGGAGGTGACAGTAGTGGAAAGAAGTACTTGAGTTATGGTCGTTGTGCTGGTCGTGTTCTCTCCTGGTCTAGTAGAGCAGCTCGGGGGCAAAAGAATGCCTTCAGGTTTCAGTAAAGGAGGTGCCTCACACCCTAGGCTTGGTTTTGGCGAGGGTGAAGTAGTGGTCAAACCAGAGTCAGTGATGATATTTGGGGACAAAGATGCACAGTCACTTGAAGGTGGAGATGGCCTCTGAGGGGACCTGTTAAGTGGAGTGAGGCTTGGAGACTCACCAAAACCTCCCATCATACTCGGTAATGTTGGAGGCAGCTGGAGTCCGACAGAGGTGGGAACAGTGGGAAGAACTGGTTTACTGTCTAGCCATGTGGTTACAGGCTTTTCTGGGGGCAATGACATGCCATACGGGATGCCTGAGCTTGTGGGAACATTGTCCAGGTACTCTGGCACAGGATAAGGGTTCATCTGAATATGTGGGTATTTCTCTTTGTGCCTCTGGAAGTGGACTTTCAGATTCCCCTTGGTGGAGAAACGGTTGCCACATATGTTGCATTTGTAGGGCCTCTCTCCAGTGTGGGAACGCAGGTGGATCTGTAGGGCACTGTCACTGCCAAACACCTTGGCACAGAACCGACACTTATGCTTGAAGAAGGGGTCCTCAGAGCTGGGCTTAGTGTCAAATACAGACACATTTGGGGGCTTCCCCTTGCGGTGCTTCattagagcagagagaggatCGAGTGCATTGGCTGTGGCTGCTATGCTGGCCAGTGGATTAGGGAAGATAACACTGCTCGAAGAGCTGTGAGGTATCAGTGGTAGACTGGAAGCAGAGCTCAGGAGGGTGCTGTgagtgagggagggaggagtGGTAGAGCTCCTGGAAAGAGTTGAGCTGCTGCTAATGCCACCACCTCCTGTTACACTACTACTAGTGGTAATGCTGTTGTTTGTGACAGAGGATGAGCTGGGGGGGAGTAGAGATGACAATCCAGTACCACTTGGTGGAGGAAAAGCTGAATTATTTGCAGATGTGATTGGAGCTGAAGAGTTAGGCTGCTGACTGCTGCTTTGCGGTGTTTGAGAGAGAGGCCCTTCTATtgctgaggtcagaggtgaagggCCTTGACCGTTGAGAGTGGCTGGCAGCCTAACAGGAAGCTGATGGACTGGGGGAGTGATAAAGTTATGTAGCTGAAGCTGACTCGCAACGGGAGGGACACAGGAGGAGACAGGTCCCTGGTTTCCAGTAGCATTGCTGTGATGGTGGTTAAGAGCAGGCTGTGGGGCAGACTGTCTGTTCATGAGAGCCACTTGACTACGAATTTGTTCTATTAGCTGCAGCTGAtgaatctgctgctgctggagggcCATCAGCTGGTCCAAGATCATGGGAATAGCCATGGTGGAAACCCCGCTGCCCGCTGCTGCTCTTACACTCTGTGAAAACTGGGCGACTGCAACACGGGTGCCATGAAGGGTCTCCAAGGTAACATTGGTGCTTGGCATGGCGTAACTTGTAACAGCAGAGGGAACGACATCATTGAGCTGAGGTAGGGAGCCATCTGGCTCAGGGGATGTCACATCTCTTTCTTCAGGATCCACGTTTTTTTCAGGAGAAAGCTCCAGCTCCATCTGCTCGTCCTCCTTTTCCAGGACACTGACCCCATTTAAGGTTGCTGTCTCTGGGATGTCATCCCCCTCACCAGCAGGACTGTGGTTGCCCTCCCTGGGGTCTTCACTGTCAGCCTGCTCACTAGGGCAGCTGGGTACAGGGGAGGGCTCTGTCGGGTACTCCTGTGAGGGGTTAGGTGTGTCCTCATTGTCATTCACTATGAGCACCAGGGGGTTCTTAGTACAGCTCTGTAAATGTTCACAGAAGTCTGACCATTTGAAGAACTCAGCGCAACACTTCTCACATACATGGGTCTCCTCACTGCCACTGCGGCTTTCGTTCCCGCTGTCGGCATCATCCAGCACATCACCTCGGGCTAcagagaggggaggggggtcagaggagTGAAAAGGGATAGAAAGAAACcaagggaggagggagggaagaaagaagaattaatgaataaataatcaaTAAAGAATCCACACATATTTTGCAGTGCAGTGCTGCAAAGATTtaacctttgattttttttcctctcttttaaCATAACCAAAATcaatattctttttatttttttattttttttttcatgctgaaCAAATTGCCCTAGTTCACCAATTCTCAAGACCCAGATTTGTGCATTCACACCCTCTCCATAGAGCCAGCTA
This window of the Archocentrus centrarchus isolate MPI-CPG fArcCen1 chromosome 16, fArcCen1, whole genome shotgun sequence genome carries:
- the LOC115794044 gene encoding sal-like protein 3 isoform X1 encodes the protein MSRRKQAKPQHLKSDEDPALAGVISEHARGDVLDDADSGNESRSGSEETHVCEKCCAEFFKWSDFCEHLQSCTKNPLVLIVNDNEDTPNPSQEYPTEPSPVPSCPSEQADSEDPREGNHSPAGEGDDIPETATLNGVSVLEKEDEQMELELSPEKNVDPEERDVTSPEPDGSLPQLNDVVPSAVTSYAMPSTNVTLETLHGTRVAVAQFSQSVRAAAGSGVSTMAIPMILDQLMALQQQQIHQLQLIEQIRSQVALMNRQSAPQPALNHHHSNATGNQGPVSSCVPPVASQLQLHNFITPPVHQLPVRLPATLNGQGPSPLTSAIEGPLSQTPQSSSQQPNSSAPITSANNSAFPPPSGTGLSSLLPPSSSSVTNNSITTSSSVTGGGGISSSSTLSRSSTTPPSLTHSTLLSSASSLPLIPHSSSSSVIFPNPLASIAATANALDPLSALMKHRKGKPPNVSVFDTKPSSEDPFFKHKCRFCAKVFGSDSALQIHLRSHTGERPYKCNICGNRFSTKGNLKVHFQRHKEKYPHIQMNPYPVPEYLDNVPTSSGIPYGMSLPPEKPVTTWLDSKPVLPTVPTSVGLQLPPTLPSMMGGFGESPSLTPLNRSPQRPSPPSSDCASLSPNIITDSGLTTTSPSPKPSLGCEAPPLLKPEGILLPPSCSTRPGENTTSTTTITQVLLSTTVTSTSSSSGQVSEPISSPNSASNSVSHPVLPMLSDHFKAKFPFGGLLDSMQTSETSKLQQLVENIDKKMTDPNQCVICHRVLSCQSALKMHYRIHTGERPFKCKICGRAFTTKGNLKTHFGVHRSKPPLRVQHSCPICQKKFTNAVVLQQHIRMHMGGQIPNTPVPESLQEMETDPSFDEKSLDAMSNYDDDLLDEMEQAIDDEPDLKEGEIDPSKPFSPGSSPPTSVISSIAAMENQMKMIDSTANMARSFGLKPSQNGSGFGGETDCFTMDSLSAVGDAEGQSLGSPALSESSGSIQHFSPAHSHSESQLSKSPAILNNNNSSSAMTAEELQENNTAGLATVKSEKSETPSPLPATEGTGALDLTATQPGRHFIKEESHFNMLFLNRDRGLSTPNLASTASNMIKMEMNGHGKSMSLSDNPHLPVGIQVPAAAPPTTMSPSINPMLAPPPPRRTPKQHNCQSCGKNFSSASALQIHERTHTGEKPFACSICGRAFTTKGNLKVHMGTHMWNNAPARRGRRLSVENPMALLGGDAMKFSEMFQKDLAARAMNVDPGFWNQYAAAITNGLAMKNNEISVIQNGGITQLPVSLGGSGITSLGAMPGGMDRVHTGSSPPMTGMEKTGLEVTANRPFSRFMEENKEIGIN
- the LOC115794044 gene encoding sal-like protein 3 isoform X2, producing MSRRKQAKPQHLKSDEDPALAGVISEHARGDVLDDADSGNESRSGSEETHVCEKCCAEFFKWSDFCEHLQSCTKNPLVLIVNDNEDTPNPSQEYPTEPSPVPSCPSEQADSEDPREGNHSPAGEGDDIPETATLNGVSVLEKEDEQMELELSPEKNVDPEERDVTSPEPDGSLPQLNDVVPSAVTSYAMPSTNVTLETLHGTRVAVAQFSQSVRAAAGSGVSTMAIPMILDQLMALQQQQIHQLQLIEQIRSQVALMNRQSAPQPALNHHHSNATGNQGPVSSCVPPVASQLQLHNFITPPVHQLPVRLPATLNGQGPSPLTSAIEGPLSQTPQSSSQQPNSSAPITSANNSAFPPPSGTGLSSLLPPSSSSVTNNSITTSSSVTGGGGISSSSTLSRSSTTPPSLTHSTLLSSASSLPLIPHSSSSSVIFPNPLASIAATANALDPLSALMKHRKGKPPNVSVFDTKPSSEDPFFKHKCRFCAKVFGSDSALQIHLRSHTGERPYKCNICGNRFSTKGNLKVHFQRHKEKYPHIQMNPYPVPEYLDNVPTSSGIPYGMSLPPEKPVTTWLDSKPVLPTVPTSVGLQLPPTLPSMMGGFGESPSLTPLNRSPQRPSPPSSDCASLSPNIITDSGLTTTSPSPKPSLGCEAPPLLKPEGILLPPSCSTRPGENTTSTTTITQVLLSTTVTSTSSSSGQVSEPISSPNSASNSVSHPVLPMLSDHFKAKFPFGGLLDSMQTSETSKLQQLVENIDKKMTDPNQCVICHRVLSCQSALKMHYRIHTGERPFKCKICGRAFTTKGNLKTHFGVHRSKPPLRVQHSCPICQKKFTNAVVLQQHIRMHMGGQIPNTPVPESLQEMETDPSFDEKSLDAMSNYDDDLLDEMEQAIDDEPDLKEGEIDPSKPFSPGSSPPTSVISSIAAMENQMKMIDSTANMARSFGLKPSQNGSGFGGETDCFTMDSLSAVGDAEGQSLGSPALSESSGSIQHFSPAHSHSESQLSKSPAILNNNNSSSAMTAEELQENNTAGLATVKSEKSETPSPLPATEGTGALDLTATQPGRHFIKEESHFNMLFLNRDRGLSTPNLASTASNMIKMEMNGHGKSMSLSDNPHLPVGIQVPAAAPPTTMSPSINPMLAPPPPRRTPKQHNCQSCGKNFSSASALQIHERTHTGEKPFACSICGRAFTTKGNLKVHMGTHMWNNAPARRGRRLSVENPMALLGGDAMKNNEISVIQNGGITQLPVSLGGSGITSLGAMPGGMDRVHTGSSPPMTGMEKTGLEVTANRPFSRFMEENKEIGIN